GGCCCAGCGAAGCCGCAGGAGCAGGCAGTGGACACCTCCCTGATACAGCCGCTGGAACTTACGCTTACCAAGTCCAGCGAGGCCAGCCATACCCAGCCGAACGAGTGCCATACCCAGACCGAACCCAGTGACATACCCAGTGCCAGCCAGGAGGAGTCGGCGGAGCAGACTCCCCCGGAACCCGTAGAAATGATGTCCCAGGCCACGCAGGCCGACCAGGCCGCTCCCGAGGACCTGACCGGCCTGGAACTGCTCTCGAACATAAGCACCAACAGCAAGCCGCTGGTGCGCGTCAAGCAGGAGCCGTTGGAGCATGTGGAGCagccgccaccaccaccgccgcctccgccgccgcAGCCTGTGGAACTGATGCCGCCTGAGAAcacgccgccgccgcccatgCTGGAAATGGAGACCACGCCCGCCCAGGAACCGCTGGGTGGGCTCAAGCTGCTCTGCGCCCTGGCCGAGCAACGCATCCAAGAGGAGGTGGTGCAGGGCAGCAGTCTCTTTGCCACGCCCTCCTCACGTACGCCCACGCCAACGCCGCAGACAACGCCGCCCGTCTTCGAGGCCAAGGCCTGCTTTGCCTTCGGGCAGCCGCAGCAGGCATCCGTCTTcccctcctccgcctcctcctttCAGATGCCATTGAGCTCGCCCGGCTTCCCCTCGATGCAGGGCATCGAGCTGCCCTCCACGTCGACGGCTGGTGCTGGTGCGGCCGAGTTGACGCCCGTGAAGCGTAAGAAGCACAAACATTCCAAGTCGTCGGGCAGCGATAGCCGCAAGTCGGCGCGTTGCAGCAAGAAGAGCAAGAAGAAGCGACggcacagcagcagccgccaGCAGTTGGCCGCTCCGGCGGAGGAGGACGTGGACCTGCAGGACGAGCAGCTGCAGTCGGAGCTGCGCAGCGCCCTGCACGCCATGGATCCCAGCTACGCGCAGCGCTTTGGCCAGGAGGTGTTTAGCATCATGGACAACAGCATGCGGATGAGGCTGGCGGATGTGACGCGACAGTACCGCAAAAAGAAGCGGAAGCTCGACGAGATTTCCAAGcacaagaagaagaagaagtgctccaagcagcagctgcagctgctacagcagcagcaacaagcagCAGTCCAGCAGGCGGTTCAGGTCCAGCCCTCACCTGCCCTGCAACAGCCACAAATGACGCTTTCCAGTGTCCTGGGGTAAGTGGGATGCTCCCAAGCCTTGCTCTCCACTCGAAACTAATGCAAATTGTATCCCGTTTAGGACCTCATCTCCATTGCGCGACTACAAGTTCCCAAAGTTTTCGAGCAGCAATCTTCAGGCGTCCAGTTTCCTGCGATTTCCGGACAAGACGCACTCGTTCCCCCCGCCGCCGTCCCTGCAGCAAGCCCAGCCGGAGCACAGTCCCTTGCCCAGCAGCAGCTCACCCAGTACCTCGTCCTTTGTCCGCCTGGAGCCGAGTGCCCTGGACGCGGCCGTGGCCATTGCCCCAACTACCTCTGTGACCTCCGTCTCCTCCTCCGCCTGTTCGCCTTCCACCAAGCAGGCGGCTTCTGCGGTGCGGAAGCAGCGCAAGATGAAGGCCATGGCCAGTGGCGTCGCTGGAGACCAGCCAACGGCCACGGAGGCCAAGCGACGGGTCAGTGGCATCGATCGCGAGCTGCAGCTGACCAGCGAGCACCTGTATCGCGACGAGACCCGCGTCCTAACCGACATGGGCGGGCTCTTCTACGCGGGCGTGATGAAGCCACTGCGTCCGCCGGATGTGTACTCCATAACACTGGACGGGGAACGCGGCAACAAGTCGCATGTCATGTCACGCGAGGATATACTCAAGGATACGGTGAGTGGAATGGGTGGGTTATCCTATTCTGTACATATATACCTGACCGACTCCTTTACAGATCCTCGAGGTGGCGCCGAAGAGCGTGGAGAGTGTGCCGGTGGGCACGCGACTGTGTGCCTATTGGAGCCAGCAGTATAGATGCCTCTATCCTGGACGGGCCATCGATTCGGAGCAGGTCGAGGATGGAGCGGTTAGCAGTGCAACGCACTCCTCGGCCACTTCCTCGCCGGACTTCGTGAGCGTGGAGTTCGACGACGGCGACAGCGGCAGGATCCGCTTGCAGAACATCCGCCTGCTGCTCAGCGACTATCCCATAGCAGGTGTGTGTCCATTCCGCACTTTCGTGGGCGTAAACAGACCTCCATCCTATCACTAGTTTCTTGTGTGCGTGCCCCCTTATTTACttctttgttgttttcgtTCTTCCCGCCACCATCCCTTCCACCTCCAACCCTCGATCCTCGGAACAGAGTACAACGATAATCCCCTCTACTCAGTAGGCAAGCAGAAGCGAAGCGCTCTGCGCGGGGCTGAAAGTGGCCCCGGCGGTGTCACCCAGGACCATTTGAGCTTGCCCGGCTGCGAGGACTCGCACAGCCACCACAGCCTGGGGATGAGTAGCGACAACACCACCTCGTTGGCCGCCACCATGGAGCTGTTCACGCAGCGCAGCGAGAAGAAGCGCCTGAAGAAGAGCCTCAAGAAGATGTCCAAGGCGCAGAATGGCGTCAGCGCGGCCACGGCCACCAACGGCGGTTCAGATCCCGCGGCATCCGGTGGAGGTGTCAGTGCCGAGGAGGCCGCCCGCAAGCACCACAAGCACAAGAAGCGCAAGAAGCACAAGAAGCATCATCGCAAGAATGGCAGCGAGGAGCCACAGGAGCAGCAGGTTGCTGCGGCAGCGCAGGAAGCCGCAGAGACTCCGCCAGCGGAGATTTCACCAGTACCAGTGCCAACCACGAATCGCGTTAAGGTGGAGGTCAAGGTGAAGACGGAGCAGTTGGACATGGAAGAGGAGACCGCATCCAATCTCATGTCTGAGATATCCGATGAGGtaagttttcagttttaaatgtaagccaaaaaagctaaatttaaatataaatagcggacattttatattttgcatgCCTTTTTAAACCCATTATATTTAATGATATTAGCATTATTGTTTAATGCTAATtgataattatatttatgctAGCTCTTTTGTGCACCATTTTCCcatcttttttaatatataaatttcataattacCTCTTCTTTCACACAACATCCCAACTTAAATAGAa
This genomic window from Drosophila gunungcola strain Sukarami chromosome 3R, Dgunungcola_SK_2, whole genome shotgun sequence contains:
- the LOC128252027 gene encoding protein winged eye isoform X6; its protein translation is MAAFNPGASSSAADVLSATTATATFLVPTSSAVSHSAAAAAAAAAAAHPAQLQLDQFGGYTAAPLQQHHHHQQTNSSSYTFVQIKREPCQVSEISSNNCHQQQQQQHHHQQQQHQQQVQHQGLSSASMTASSKTMSSSTLTTLVKIEAPSPKVSELEKSSGNSVPIGIAVARKRPQEALVPALNTPATLPLQPPLNKDMNCFGIRVADLGATSCGNLYFTGNGDLMTTGTATAEELALSAAGVSRAPSTFWQYPNPFQQAAAAAAFVWPSAYIPQAPAPGGHSAAAASLQPSPNLSSLSSLSSLSSLSSLPNFIFPPMGGHQALGTTPSYASTLQLYLAAAATATGSSTMCQHSNQQTSSTTTTNSTINLSLAAGGSGLAQSGNPHGSLSSSSSSSSSSSLSASSSRFLSLATGQPGQMPSLLSLPPPPGMKEEYAMPLTLPPLVPLEAARDKEQALNLMRLPTPPTSATMEPSSLGHVTPHHLFQSAAMTATPTPALLNLSMHGHADGELSAGTPLPAVCDETALNYKLHAPLTPQTPPRLTEMAVPGATTQLLPQMQDVNIQTDTPVCSEDESFPGPAKPQEQAVDTSLIQPLELTLTKSSEASHTQPNECHTQTEPSDIPSASQEESAEQTPPEPVEMMSQATQADQAAPEDLTGLELLSNISTNSKPLVRVKQEPLEHVEQPPPPPPPPPPQPVELMPPENTPPPPMLEMETTPAQEPLGGLKLLCALAEQRIQEEVVQGSSLFATPSSRTPTPTPQTTPPVFEAKACFAFGQPQQASVFPSSASSFQMPLSSPGFPSMQGIELPSTSTAGAGAAELTPVKRKKHKHSKSSGSDSRKSARCSKKSKKKRRHSSSRQQLAAPAEEDVDLQDEQLQSELRSALHAMDPSYAQRFGQEVFSIMDNSMRMRLADVTRQYRKKKRKLDEISKHKKKKKCSKQQLQLLQQQQQAAVQQAVQVQPSPALQQPQMTLSSVLGTSSPLRDYKFPKFSSSNLQASSFLRFPDKTHSFPPPPSLQQAQPEHSPLPSSSSPSTSSFVRLEPSALDAAVAIAPTTSVTSVSSSACSPSTKQAASAVRKQRKMKAMASGVAGDQPTATEAKRRVSGIDRELQLTSEHLYRDETRVLTDMGGLFYAGVMKPLRPPDVYSITLDGERGNKSHVMSREDILKDTILEVAPKSVESVPVGTRLCAYWSQQYRCLYPGRAIDSEQVEDGAVSSATHSSATSSPDFVSVEFDDGDSGRIRLQNIRLLLSDYPIAEYNDNPLYSVGKQKRSALRGAESGPGGVTQDHLSLPGCEDSHSHHSLGMSSDNTTSLAATMELFTQRSEKKRLKKSLKKMSKAQNGVSAATATNGGSDPAASGGGVSAEEAARKHHKHKKRKKHKKHHRKNGSEEPQEQQVAAAAQEAAETPPAEISPVPVPTTNRVKVEVKVKTEQLDMEEETASNLMSEISDEAKGDDLVEHNNSKGSSKIAAFLPERQLWGWYGTAYRKAGVKGRARKQFYKTIKRGKETITVGDSAVFLSTGRPDRPYIGRIEAMWETTTGNKVVRVAWFYHPEETTGCPKLKFPGALFESPHEDENDVQTISHRCEVLQFGSYFDKFGADSKQYQSIYDNNDTYYLAGHYNPRLQVLKLQDDIPTLEELQDTNTTTTTTTTETTIED